In a genomic window of Cataglyphis hispanica isolate Lineage 1 chromosome 18, ULB_Chis1_1.0, whole genome shotgun sequence:
- the LOC126856287 gene encoding homeobox protein Nkx-2.5-like, giving the protein MLSSSISTPFSVRDILSEEQQLGAMDCYVHHQNQTQQHVHQDYYSYNVVPENNWEMDKFKEQSMPSYQHYSDLNHVHQLSQVVPPYQETSITEDGNIVTSSKTELRKNQSGKRTKRKPRVLFSQTQVYELEQRFKQQRYLSAPEREMLAQTLKLTSTQVKIWFQNRRYKNKRARIEDAEKLQAQNMKNQSLKKIAVPILIKDGKPNVQESYNGPYWPNIRSDLNVSMQTDFRTNEIRLSPDFRSNSNEVRIENSSISPDYKSEVSSEMPGRSNLNNIGDRQHVSEYRNNFVTEAPPGVHDCNRLIKTQFKTCANANEAVSYDLKNVQSDNKQLVTDKRIPMDVPNGEYGFSNYIAPPNYQMQYVNYMEQIPMDQNLQRLW; this is encoded by the exons ATGTTGTCTTCTTCAATATCGACTCCGTTCAGCGTTCGTGATATTCTTAGTGAAGAACAGCAACTTGGCGCCATGGATTGTTACGTGCATCATCAAAATCAAACACAACAACATGTGCATCaggattattattcatataatgttGTACCTGAAAACAATTGGGAAATGGATAAATTTAAAGAGCAATCGATGCCCAGCTATCAACATTATTCAGATCTTAATCACGTTCACCAGTTGAGTCAGGTGGTACCACCATATCAAGAAACTTCTATTACTGAAGACG gtAATATTGTTACATCCAGCAAAACAGAACTGCGCAAAAATCAATCTGGTAAAAGAACGAAACGGAAGCCAAGAGTGTTGTTCTCGCAA ACACAAGTTTATGAATTAGAACAGCGATTTAAGCAACAAAGATATCTGAGTGCACCTGAGAGGGAAATGCTAGCTCAAACCTTGAAATTAACTAGCACGCAAGTGAAGATTTGGTTCCAAAATCGACGATACAAGAACAAACGTGCCCGAATCGAGGATGCCGAAAAACTGCAGGCGCAGAACATGAAGAATCAATCATTAAAGAAGATTGCGGTGCCAATTCTTATCAAGGATGGCAAACCTAACGTACAAGAATCTTACAATGGTCCTTACTGGCCGAACATCCGATCGGATTTAAACGTTTCAATGCAGACAGATTTTAGGACGAACGAGATTCGTCTCAGTCCCGACTTTAGGTCCAACTCAAACGAGGTGAGAATTGAAAACTCCAGTATTAGCCCGGACTATAAATCGGAGGTCAGTTCAGAGATGCCCGGAAGATCAAATCTGAATAATATAGGGGACAGACAGCACGTATCAGAATACAGGAACAATTTTGTGACGGAAGCACCACCGGGAGTGCACGATTGCAATCGATTAATTAAGACGCAATTTAAAACATGCGCTAACGCGAATGAAGCTGTATCATATGATCTGAAAAATGTTCAATCCGATAATAAACAGCTTGTGACTGACAAGCGGATACCTATGGACGTTCCCAATGGCGAATATGGATTCTCGAATTACATTGCTCCGCCTAATTACCAAATGCAGTACGTAAATTATATGGAACAAATACCTATGGATCAAAATCTGCAGCGGCTATGGTAG